The genomic segment ATCTTTAAGCTTTTTCATGTTAAGTTTTGCCAGATGAAATTTTCCAACACATCtcccatgaaaaatattaataaatctGCCGAGCCCAAGGGAAACTAGCCAATTTTCCAATCCTCCAGCCTTTTTCAGTTTTTTCCCGAGATATGATGCTCTCATCCTTTGATTCTGTAACACTCTACTTAAATCATACATCATGAAGCCTTTGCTCACTTTTGTGGCAGTACAAAGTCCAATATTTGAGTCTTCTCCAAACCTATAAAGTGGTGAATCGTCTAAGGAAATTCTCTGTGATGGAGTTGGTGGCTTTTGGGGTGTTAAAGTgggttcaggaggatgaactGTTTCTGTAGATGGAGTGGTATGCTTGGGTGATAATGTAATGGATTTCTCAGTTTGGTGAACTAATTGTTTCGGGGAAGGGGTCAATGATGGGCATTGTGACTGGGAATTTGTTTTTCTGGGAATTTCTTGTAGCTGACCCTCCCCTGCAATAGGAAACGTGGACTGCATCTTAATAGGTAATGCTGGGATTATAATTGTGACTCGCTGTTTCTTGACCAGTGTCCAATCACCGTGATCAAGTGGATCAACTTCAGAGACACCTTGGATTTTCTTATTCTTGCCAACACCAAAGGGAACATGTCTTTGTTTTGGCTTCACCATTTGTTCTGGACCTGCATACATTGAATCACGTCAGGAAACAATTTCCACTTGGAGAATAAGAAATCATAACTGAAAGTATTCAAGTCACTTGTAAGAAATCATAACTGAAAATATTCAAGTCACTTGGAGAATAAGAAATCACAACTGAAAGTATTCAAGTCGACTAGTAATAAAGGCTTTATAGGTTTGTTTGTGTTAAGTGGTGAGCGTAGTGACCACCGTAGCTCGTGTAGCCGATGTAAAATGTAATGTATGTGCAATGTTAAGAAATAATTTGCTCATGAAAACTACATATAAAACAAGTTTAAGTCATACATTCAATCTGTAagggtttaaaaaaaaagaaagtacaTGTTTTCTTTCACAAAAACATCATAGACCATAAACAAAACAACAGTTCTAACAGCATCAAACGAGAAATGATACCAAATACAGTCTACATCAAAAGTTCAAAACCAACCATAAATTCTGGGGACCGGACTGAATATAAACACAAAGTCACTCAAAAACTATACAATTCAGTACTGCAGACATCAAATCTACATCGAAGAGGAAACAGCGAAACCACGTAGCCTCTTATTTAATCATGTTCGACCGCCCGTTAAGCCAAAATTATTGTAGAATCACGTTCCAACCTGCTTTCCAACAGTGGAATGGGGGCAAAAAATGGAATTTCTTTGACTTACATTCATCTGAGACTCCAATCTCAACAacataaataaaatgaaaatcaGAGCAAGAAAATTTGGTTCACAATCTGATCGCATCTCGTACCAACACAGGAAAATTCAAATCAAGAGAAGAGCATCACAAATGATGGAGCTGGTCATGCTCGGAAACTCCAATAAATATCGATCAAGTTTCCAACTGTACAACAATACTATCACAATTAACAAGCAACCCAAACATTTCATTCCACAAAACTCATGATTTTGTTAATATACACAAATAAAACCTGATTATTTTCGTCCAGGATTATCGAACAAAATGGAAACCCTCGTGATTCGGGTCGGTTGTGAGGTTTGATTTCTTCACGGTTTCTGCGTGGTTACGGGTTGACCCATATTTATATCAGCAGGCTATTTGACTTCAATCAAATCGTAGAGTCAAGTTCAAGGAACAAGATGGGTCGGGtccttttgtttttgtttgttaTTTTGAAAGACGTTTTTTACTGATGATTTACGTATTTTATTattaggcaaaaatttgtgtgaggcgagtcatattttgtgagacgaatcttttatttgagtcatccatgaaaaattattacttcaCATGGAAAGAATATTACTTTACACCCCAAAATTGATTTTCTTAAACAACAATCACTTGTCATAAATCTTATATACTATATATTAATTCGAGTCTAACAAAGATAAATTAGTGTGatgataatttttttcaatccctaaaatatatattttcccAATGACACTTACaatttagtaattttttttgcaaaaaactcagaaaaatttaaatttgatttttcattttacaaatttaatttctaatttttttaacaattaaaggAAAAAATGATTACACTAACTTGTAACGAGTGAGTTGGTAAGATTTGAGATGACGTGAGAATACATTATTTGACATCATGATATCGATCTTCGTGTGGAACATAttgttttattaaaatatcacGGAGATGTGTTCAAAAGGTTAGTATCTGCAGTTCTCTACCTacttatatacatcatataaaATTTACCTTAGGTATGTTTCCAATTCATGGGTAACCTTTATAAATTAAAACCAtacaaaacaaaacaataaaAAGCCAATAAAAAAACTCATGTCGCATCGCACGTGTACGAGGATATGCAGTCACGTGACTATTTCAACACGTACATTACATGCAAAAACAATCCCTCTTATATTCTCATCTATATCGTCGTCCGAGAATTCGGACGTTACTTCTCCCACTTCGTACCCCTCCCCCTCCTCAATCATCTCCCTCCATTTACAGACAGAATAAAAAAAACTATCAAATCGAAGCCCATCAAAATCTTTTCCGAAATTTCGGTTTGAAATCTGACATTTGGATTTAAATTTTCTTGAGAAAATTATGTTAAATAATCCGCAAGCATGAAATTCGGGGAAACGTTTACGGAGTATTTTGCAGGCGCATCAGGAGAGGTTTATTGAGGAATCGACTCACGTTGAGTACAAAATGTTGGATTAAAGGTGTGCTTTTAGGCTTATGGGCTTTCCATGTGAGTGAATGGAAATTTGGAAAGGTGGGTTTGTCCCACATTGGAAAAATGAAGTGGTATAGATAAGTTATATTGTGTTGCACTTTATGGAGGTGTAACTATGATTGGTCAAGAGGCTCTCTTTCGCGCACACAGGCGCAGGGGGGTGCAAATCATGGGCCCGATTTGCAGTGGAAAAAAAAGGCTTGACTTGTGTGCAAGCGTACGAGCGCGACCTGGGCGCGTCGAATGTCGGACCGATCAAGGCAAAAATCGCCTAGCAGTCTATGccatcttttgttattttttttggttGGGACCTTTCACATGCCCTTGAGACCTTTCATATTGCTTGGCTATTGATGCTTCATCTCACCAACTCTTGGTGTTTCATCTATCATCTTTAAGGCAACCTTTGGCCTTTCATATGGATGGTATTGACATGTATAAATAGGATATGTGCTTAGCcaagaaagaagagagaaaaaaaaacacCTGCAAATTCAGTTTCCCCTGCATTCTGTTTTCCATCTTGCTGTCGTTCTGCTGAATTCCTGGTTCTGCTGAAATTCTGCTACAGTACTGAATCTGCTACAGTACTTTTGCTACAGTACTTCTGCATTGTTCTGCTACAGTACTTCTGTTTGTTCTGCTACAATACTGTTTCTGCTTGTTCTGCTTCTGCTCCGTCTACTGATAAAGTTCAG from the Primulina tabacum isolate GXHZ01 chromosome 16, ASM2559414v2, whole genome shotgun sequence genome contains:
- the LOC142529942 gene encoding uncharacterized protein LOC142529942, which encodes MSAVLNCPEQMVKPKQRHVPFGVGKNKKIQGVSEVDPLDHGDWTLVKKQRVTIIIPALPIKMQSTFPIAGEGQLQEIPRKTNSQSQCPSLTPSPKQLVHQTEKSITLSPKHTTPSTETVHPPEPTLTPQKPPTPSQRISLDDSPLYRFGEDSNIGLCTATKVSKGFMMYDLSRVLQNQRMRASYLGKKLKKAGGLENWLVSLGLGRFINIFHGRCVGKFHLAKLNMKKLKDMGADAVGPRRKLLHAIECLCEPHCFLQA